In Thunnus thynnus chromosome 11, fThuThy2.1, whole genome shotgun sequence, the following proteins share a genomic window:
- the rnf17 gene encoding RING finger protein 17 isoform X2, with amino-acid sequence MLHRHVSPKAEQTNQTLALEPSLSTQVQGAFLAGTPVRRVLLILKMDRGDNSSAVSCKLCGEAFYLPEDEVDGNLPRVLLCGHIYCTSCLRSMEFSSVIRCPECEVESSLPEGGVCGLQEDSRIIGLIYTAKMNKMKRRYTRRNKRLSSTDINANTEDVEQPADIEKIEKAVDEALARAAENLAQLEHMHETLTTGLAEQVKRERARLVMEIKQAADKAVYAVQKWKDVQLNQLTKLEEKFSASQSEVCRVQERMKALEIAMQMAREVRRVPFLEQYCTLDKVLETLQAPVDNQSFDMKCITLGSGMSCVFQSEGLNQSLALSLKMEVSSPRHFSESPLKDHQPGISNRNSRWQHAEGRNSSCIPLGHNRPPNRQKQDQESLGTNSLSSRESSPSPRPRRRSNLSRHSSVSDLGAPDVIIEELLDQGQEHALPPTGPELANDKLRINRRRKNPLPGSKRNVSQWVVVTHVVNPSHFYVRYVAERRESEILSKKIYHQCCRDSCCFSSSDTVETGSTVFVKSKEGLWCRASVVEVIQNDCGEAVKACPVTQLVSVRVFFLDYGLTKTITIQSEDGATESSLKAVNNHLKKMTVDLGHFVPQAIRCSLKDLVPYDLTKGWSKEAQVEFQSVVGSAAVEMRLLGQDRDSLLVDLRKAPMDQSSDVPISVREYLVFIEVARFYSPVTLGRRPLLYYPPNYPKINTELNAVVSHINNPADFHIQLVDNMESLLLSAKLQDCYNATTVAGDDDLSVYCPVIGQACVARFEDKLWYRAQVIGHPGGRKVEVRYVDFGNKKILSVSDLRKIKDEFFALPSMAIHCCLSDVFPLDGETWGDACTKRFISLAHQKLVTIVATGRVPKTEPLPVRLFDGGLNGPVANIAELLVTEGLACFKERLKSKDPRPPGDDRAVWDPPLELGSAAEGLDAPDQNITGEQDEELLEFMPHLKISAKLKDLKVRVSHVNSPSSFYVQFTQYDTQLKSMCELVKKECEPMEPQDMVWKADMYCAAHINGVWERGQICCDVTSSNIAEVIRCDHGNKVKLHISNLRPLPSSLIGSLALECTLTDIRPAGGRSTWTATACDFISYYLTGASAVMTIKELKDERPVPVTLFCSNRMGQFVSIADFLASEGLALKERKPASVETVVQKSKETDAKSPVGETQADGSDGEKKNPPTPPAPAIIPVPSPSSLVSTPTPPKPAPRTIMSAEKVKTQLYLPPELPCLGHIQMTISAIGEDGLIYARGQNAECQLEQLRERIQQSMKTLPRQKPYTWKFVQGCAVIGPDMLWYRGQLLELLGGHVKVQYVDYGLVENIPVVHVYPMLLCDDVPQLCMPCQLHRINPVGGRWQQDAVALLREMLLSRCVDMQVVELPTDPRGPLTVEIFLDGLSLSRILCQHEHASMDRTAIAQKGHSVLPVAPFLDDWDIDTEGLRDPEEPMLGPFIYPNLPQEGEQFQVRVKHLWTPNELFLWPLEGTADVEVDGETLDEALARINANIDSLSRLTNFPQGGPCLAEYSDGKYYRAKLMKFTSVEPIMILVQHVDFGSDDTLPTSKLRQMPAELLRFPSRALKVRVAGFKAPSVNRQEDVLPYSPSWSVKAAMDMIDLLHSNITASVVAQKPELTVLLYNEDGKLVHLPLVRSGLAELE; translated from the exons atgttgcaccgccatgtttctccaaaggcagagcagacaaaccaaacactggctctggaGCCTTCGCTGTCCACGCAGGTGCAGGGAGCCTTTCTGGCGGGAACTCCAGTACGGAGA GTGCTGCTCATACTAAAGATGGACAGAGGCGACAACTCCAGCGCTGTGAGTTGCAAGTTATGTGGAGAGGCCTTCTATCTGCCTG AGGATGAGGTTGATGGCAACCTCCCCCGTGTGCTTTTATGTGGCCACATCTACTGCACATCTTGCCTGCGGTCCATGGAATTCAGCAGTGTCATTAGGTGTCCAGAGTGTGAG GTTGAGTCAAGCCTTCCTGAAGGTGGGGTGTGTGGGCTGCAGGAAGATAGCAGAATCATTGGCCTCATCTACACTGCTAAAATGAACAAGATGAAAAg GAGGTACACCAGGAGGAACAAACGGTTGTCATCCACAGATATTAATGCCAATACTGAGGATGTGGAGCAG CCAGCTGATATTGAGAAGATTGAGAAGGCGGTGGATGAAGCCTTGGCCAGGGCTGCAGAAAACCTTGCCCAGCTGGAACACATGCACGAG ACTCTGACGACGGGTCTGGCAGAGCAGGTGAAAAGAGAGCGAGCTCGACTGGTGATGGAGATCAAGCAGGCTGCAGACAAGGCTGTATATGCTGTCCAAAAGTG GAAAGATGTGCAGTTGAATCAGCTCACAAAACTGGAGGAAAAATTCTCCGCCAGCCAGTCAGAGGTGTGCCGTGTCCAGGAGAGGATGAAGGCCCTGGAGATTGCCATGCAGATGGCCAGGGAAGTACGCCGCGTCCCCTTCCTGGAGCAGTACTGCACCCTGGATAAG gtTCTGGAGACTCTGCAGGCACCTGTAGATAACCAGTCCTTTGATATGAAGTGCATTACTCTGGGCTCAGGAATGAG CTGTGTTTTCCAGTCAGAGGGTCTGAACCAGAGTCTGGCATTGTCTCTGAAGATGGAAGTCAGCAGCCCAAGGCA TTTTTCCGAGTCTCCACTCAAAGACCACCAGCCGGGCATCTCCAACAGAAATTCCCGCTGGCAACATGCAGAaggcagaaacagcagctgtatCCCTCTGGGTCACAATAGACCCCCCAACCGGCAAAAGCAGGACCAGGAGAGCCTGGGAACTAACAGTCTATCATCACGAGAATCCTCCCCAAGCCCAAGACCTCGCCGCAGGTCCAACCTGTCTCGTCACAGCTCTGTCTCAGACCTCGGAGCTCCAGACGTTATCATTGAGGAGCTTTTAGACCAGGGACAAGAGCATG CTCTCCCTCCCACTGGGCCCGAGCTGGCCAATGACAAATTGAGAATCAACAGGAGAAGGAAAAATCCTTTGCCTGGCAGTAAGAGAAATG TCTCCCAGTGGGTGGTGGTGACACATGTTGTGAATCCCAGTCACTTCTATGTCCGCTACGTGGCTGAGAGGAGGGAAAGTGAGATCCTGTCTAAGAAGATCTACCACCAATGCTGCAGAGATAGTTGTTGCTTCTCCTCCAGTGACACAGTTGAgactg GTTCCACAGTCTTTGTAAAGTCAAAGGAGGGGCTTTGGTGCCGGGCCAGTGTGGTTGAAGTCATCCAGAATGACTGTGGGGAGGCTGTGAAAGCCTGTCCAGTCACCCAGCTGGTCAGTGTCCGAGTCTTCTTCCTAGACTATGGCCTCACCAAGACTATCACCATACAGAG TGAGGACGGGGCCACCGAGTCTTCACTGAAGGCTGTGAACAATCACCTGAAGAAGATGACTGTGGACCTGGGTCACTTTGTTCCTCAGGCCATCCGATGTTCCCTCAAAGACCTCGTCCCCTATGACCTG acgaAGGGCTGGAGTAAAGAGGCACAGGTTGAATTTCAGAGTGTGGTTGGCTCTGCAGCAGTGGAGATGCGGCTGTTGGGTCAGGACAGAGACTCTTTGTTGGTGGACCTGAGGAAAGCTCCCATGGACCAGTCCAGCGATGTGCCCATCTCTGTCAGAGAATACCTTGTTTTCATTGAAGTGGCCAG GTTTTATTCTCCAGTGACGTTGGGCAGGAGGCCCCTGCTGTACTATCCTCCTAACTATCCCAAGATCAACACAGAGCTCAACGCTGTGGTGTCCCACATCAACAACCCTGCTGACTTCCACATCCAGCTG GTTGATAACATGGAGTCCTTGTTGCTCTCAGCCAAGCTTCAGGATTGTTACAATGCGACAACAGTGGCAGGAGACGATGACCTCAGTGTTTACTGCCCTGTCATAGGACAGGCCTGTGTTGCCCGCTTTGAAGACAAGTTGTGGTACAGAGCTCAGGTCATAG gtcaTCCAGGGGGCAGGAAAGTGGAGGTGCGATATGTAGACTTTGGAAATAAGAAAATCCTCTCAGTCAGTGACCTGAGGAAGATAAAGGATGAGTTCTTTGCCCTCCCTTCCATG GCAATCCACTGCTGCCTGTCAGATGTGTTTCCTCTGGACGGAGAGACCTGGGGTGATGCCTGCACCAAGAGATTCATCAGCTTGGCTCACCAGAAACTGGTCACTATTGTGGCTACAG GAAGAGTCCCCAAGACTGAGCCTCTGCCAGTCAGACTGTTTGATGGCGGCCTGAATGGGCCAGTAGCCAATATAGCTGAGCTGCTGGTCACAGAGGGGCTGGCTTGCTTCAAAGAGAG ACTTAAATCCAAGGATCCCAGGCCCCCTGGCGATGACCGTGCCGTATGGGATCCACCACTTGAGCTTGGTTCGGCCGCGGAGGGTCTTGATGCCCCTGACCAAAACATCACTGGAGAACAGGATGAGGAACTGCTTGAGTTTATGCCTCATCTGAAGATATCTGCCAAGCTCAAAGACCTGAAGGTCAGAGTCAGCCACGTCAACTCACCCAGCAGCTTCTACGTCCAGTTCACCCAGTACGACACTCAGCTGAAAAG CATGTGTGAGCTCGTGAAGAAGGAGTGTGAGCCTATGGAGCCCCAAGATATGGTGTGGAAGGCAGACATGTACTGTGCTGCTCACATTAATGGAGTTTGGGAGAGAGGACAGATCTGCTGTGACGTCACGTCCAGTAACATTGCTGAG GTGATTCGCTGTGACCATGGGAACAAGGTGAAGCTGCACATCAGCAACCTGCGGCCACTGCCGTCCTCCTTGATAGGTTCACTGGCACTGGAGTGCACTCTCACTGACAtcag GCCAGCGGGAGGCCGATCCACCTGGACAGCCACAGCATGCGACTTCATCTCCTACTACTTAACTGGAGCCTCAGCTGTTATGACTATCAAG GAGTTGAAAGATGAGCGTCCAGTGCCCGTCACTCTGTTTTGCTCCAACAGGATGGGACAGTTTGTCAGCATTGCAGACTTTCTGGCTAGCGAGGGCCTCGCGCTCAAGGAGAGGAAGCCAGCGTCGGT GGAGACTGTCGttcaaaaatccaaagaaaCTGATGCAAAGTCTCCAGTAGGCGAGACACAAGCAGATGGCTCTGATGGcgagaaaaaaaatcctcctactCCTCCAGCTCCTGCTATCATTCCTGTCCCCTCCCCATCCTCACTCGTCTCCACTCCCACCCCTCCAAAACCAGCTCCCCGCACCATTATGTCTGCTGAAAAG gtgaaGACTCAGTTGTACCTTCCCCCAGAGCTGCCGTGTCTCGGTCACATCCAGATGACCATTTCTGCCATCGGAGAGGACGGCCTCATTTATGCCAGAGGACAGAATGCAG agtgtcagttggagcagctgaGGGAGAGGATTCAGCAGAGCATGAAGACACTTCCCAGACAGAAGCCATACACCTGGAAGTTCGTCCAGGGCTGTGCCGTCATCGGACCTGATATGTTGTGGTACAGAGGGCAGCTGCTGGAGTTGCTGGGAGGACACGTCAAG gTACAATATGTAGACTACGGTCTGGTGGAGAATATCCCAGTGGTCCATGTTTACCCCATGCTGCTGTGTGACGATGTTCCTCAGCTCTGTATGCCCTGCCAGCTGCACCGCATCAACCCG GTTGGTGGTAGGTGGCAGCAGGATGCAGTAGCGCTGCTAAGGGAGATGTTGTTGAGCCGCTGTGTGGACATGCAAGTCGTG gaGCTGCCGACTGACCCGAGGGGACCGCTCACTGTTGAGATCTTTCTGGACGGGCTGAGCCTCAGCAGGATCCTGTGTCAGCACGAACACGCCTCCATGGACCGGACTGCCATAGCacagaag GGACACTCGGTGCTGCCTGTTGCCCCCTTCCTGGATGACTGGGACATTGACACTGAG GGTCTGAGGGACCCAGAGGAGCCAATGCTGGGGCCCTTTATCTACCCAAACCTGCCTCAGGAGGGAGAGCAGTTCCAGGTCAGGGTCAAGCACCTGTGGACACCAAACGAG TTGTTCCTGTGGCCTTTGGAGGGGACAGCTGATGTGGAGGTGGATGGAGAGACTCTGGATGAGGCTTTGGCCAGAATTAATGCAAACATTGACAGTCTGTCACGACTCACCAACTTCCCACAGG GTGGTCCATGTCTGGCAGAGTACAGTGATGGGAAGTACTACCGGGCCAAGCTGATGAAATTCACCAGTGTGGAGCCCATCATGATCCTGGTCCAACATGTAGACTTTGGCTCCGATGACACTCTTCCCACTAGCAA gCTGCGTCAGATGCCTGCCGAGCTGCTGCGGTTTCCGTCACGGGCGCTCAAGGTCCGTGTTGCAGGCTTTAAGGCTCCCAGCGTCAACAGGCAGGAAGACGTGCTGCCCTACAGCCCCAGCTGGAGCGTGAAGGCTGCCATGGACATGATCGACTTGTTACACAGCAACATCACAGCCTCTGTTGTG GCCCAGAAACCAGAGCTCACAGTGCTGCTGTACAACGAGGATGGAAAGTTGGTCCATCTGCCTCTGGTGAGAAGCGGCCTGGCAGAGCTGGAGTAA
- the rnf17 gene encoding RING finger protein 17 isoform X1 yields the protein MLHRHVSPKAEQTNQTLALEPSLSTQVQGAFLAGTPVRRVLLILKMDRGDNSSAVSCKLCGEAFYLPEDEVDGNLPRVLLCGHIYCTSCLRSMEFSSVIRCPECEVESSLPEGGVCGLQEDSRIIGLIYTAKMNKMKRRYTRRNKRLSSTDINANTEDVEQPADIEKIEKAVDEALARAAENLAQLEHMHETLTTGLAEQVKRERARLVMEIKQAADKAVYAVQKWKDVQLNQLTKLEEKFSASQSEVCRVQERMKALEIAMQMAREVRRVPFLEQYCTLDKVLETLQAPVDNQSFDMKCITLGSGMSCVFQSEGLNQSLALSLKMEVSSPRHFSESPLKDHQPGISNRNSRWQHAEGRNSSCIPLGHNRPPNRQKQDQESLGTNSLSSRESSPSPRPRRRSNLSRHSSVSDLGAPDVIIEELLDQGQEHALPPTGPELANDKLRINRRRKNPLPGSKRNVSQWVVVTHVVNPSHFYVRYVAERRESEILSKKIYHQCCRDSCCFSSSDTVETGSTVFVKSKEGLWCRASVVEVIQNDCGEAVKACPVTQLVSVRVFFLDYGLTKTITIQSEDGATESSLKAVNNHLKKMTVDLGHFVPQAIRCSLKDLVPYDLTKGWSKEAQVEFQSVVGSAAVEMRLLGQDRDSLLVDLRKAPMDQSSDVPISVREYLVFIEVARFYSPVTLGRRPLLYYPPNYPKINTELNAVVSHINNPADFHIQLVDNMESLLLSAKLQDCYNATTVAGDDDLSVYCPVIGQACVARFEDKLWYRAQVIGHPGGRKVEVRYVDFGNKKILSVSDLRKIKDEFFALPSMAIHCCLSDVFPLDGETWGDACTKRFISLAHQKLVTIVATGRVPKTEPLPVRLFDGGLNGPVANIAELLVTEGLACFKERLKSKDPRPPGDDRAVWDPPLELGSAAEGLDAPDQNITGEQDEELLEFMPHLKISAKLKDLKVRVSHVNSPSSFYVQFTQYDTQLKSMCELVKKECEPMEPQDMVWKADMYCAAHINGVWERGQICCDVTSSNIAEVIRCDHGNKVKLHISNLRPLPSSLIGSLALECTLTDIRPAGGRSTWTATACDFISYYLTGASAVMTIKELKDERPVPVTLFCSNRMGQFVSIADFLASEGLALKERKPASVETVVQKSKETDAKSPVGETQADGSDGEKKNPPTPPAPAIIPVPSPSSLVSTPTPPKPAPRTIMSAEKVKTQLYLPPELPCLGHIQMTISAIGEDGLIYARGQNAECQLEQLRERIQQSMKTLPRQKPYTWKFVQGCAVIGPDMLWYRGQLLELLGGHVKVQYVDYGLVENIPVVHVYPMLLCDDVPQLCMPCQLHRINPVGGRWQQDAVALLREMLLSRCVDMQVVELPTDPRGPLTVEIFLDGLSLSRILCQHEHASMDRTAIAQKQGHSVLPVAPFLDDWDIDTEGLRDPEEPMLGPFIYPNLPQEGEQFQVRVKHLWTPNELFLWPLEGTADVEVDGETLDEALARINANIDSLSRLTNFPQGGPCLAEYSDGKYYRAKLMKFTSVEPIMILVQHVDFGSDDTLPTSKLRQMPAELLRFPSRALKVRVAGFKAPSVNRQEDVLPYSPSWSVKAAMDMIDLLHSNITASVVAQKPELTVLLYNEDGKLVHLPLVRSGLAELE from the exons atgttgcaccgccatgtttctccaaaggcagagcagacaaaccaaacactggctctggaGCCTTCGCTGTCCACGCAGGTGCAGGGAGCCTTTCTGGCGGGAACTCCAGTACGGAGA GTGCTGCTCATACTAAAGATGGACAGAGGCGACAACTCCAGCGCTGTGAGTTGCAAGTTATGTGGAGAGGCCTTCTATCTGCCTG AGGATGAGGTTGATGGCAACCTCCCCCGTGTGCTTTTATGTGGCCACATCTACTGCACATCTTGCCTGCGGTCCATGGAATTCAGCAGTGTCATTAGGTGTCCAGAGTGTGAG GTTGAGTCAAGCCTTCCTGAAGGTGGGGTGTGTGGGCTGCAGGAAGATAGCAGAATCATTGGCCTCATCTACACTGCTAAAATGAACAAGATGAAAAg GAGGTACACCAGGAGGAACAAACGGTTGTCATCCACAGATATTAATGCCAATACTGAGGATGTGGAGCAG CCAGCTGATATTGAGAAGATTGAGAAGGCGGTGGATGAAGCCTTGGCCAGGGCTGCAGAAAACCTTGCCCAGCTGGAACACATGCACGAG ACTCTGACGACGGGTCTGGCAGAGCAGGTGAAAAGAGAGCGAGCTCGACTGGTGATGGAGATCAAGCAGGCTGCAGACAAGGCTGTATATGCTGTCCAAAAGTG GAAAGATGTGCAGTTGAATCAGCTCACAAAACTGGAGGAAAAATTCTCCGCCAGCCAGTCAGAGGTGTGCCGTGTCCAGGAGAGGATGAAGGCCCTGGAGATTGCCATGCAGATGGCCAGGGAAGTACGCCGCGTCCCCTTCCTGGAGCAGTACTGCACCCTGGATAAG gtTCTGGAGACTCTGCAGGCACCTGTAGATAACCAGTCCTTTGATATGAAGTGCATTACTCTGGGCTCAGGAATGAG CTGTGTTTTCCAGTCAGAGGGTCTGAACCAGAGTCTGGCATTGTCTCTGAAGATGGAAGTCAGCAGCCCAAGGCA TTTTTCCGAGTCTCCACTCAAAGACCACCAGCCGGGCATCTCCAACAGAAATTCCCGCTGGCAACATGCAGAaggcagaaacagcagctgtatCCCTCTGGGTCACAATAGACCCCCCAACCGGCAAAAGCAGGACCAGGAGAGCCTGGGAACTAACAGTCTATCATCACGAGAATCCTCCCCAAGCCCAAGACCTCGCCGCAGGTCCAACCTGTCTCGTCACAGCTCTGTCTCAGACCTCGGAGCTCCAGACGTTATCATTGAGGAGCTTTTAGACCAGGGACAAGAGCATG CTCTCCCTCCCACTGGGCCCGAGCTGGCCAATGACAAATTGAGAATCAACAGGAGAAGGAAAAATCCTTTGCCTGGCAGTAAGAGAAATG TCTCCCAGTGGGTGGTGGTGACACATGTTGTGAATCCCAGTCACTTCTATGTCCGCTACGTGGCTGAGAGGAGGGAAAGTGAGATCCTGTCTAAGAAGATCTACCACCAATGCTGCAGAGATAGTTGTTGCTTCTCCTCCAGTGACACAGTTGAgactg GTTCCACAGTCTTTGTAAAGTCAAAGGAGGGGCTTTGGTGCCGGGCCAGTGTGGTTGAAGTCATCCAGAATGACTGTGGGGAGGCTGTGAAAGCCTGTCCAGTCACCCAGCTGGTCAGTGTCCGAGTCTTCTTCCTAGACTATGGCCTCACCAAGACTATCACCATACAGAG TGAGGACGGGGCCACCGAGTCTTCACTGAAGGCTGTGAACAATCACCTGAAGAAGATGACTGTGGACCTGGGTCACTTTGTTCCTCAGGCCATCCGATGTTCCCTCAAAGACCTCGTCCCCTATGACCTG acgaAGGGCTGGAGTAAAGAGGCACAGGTTGAATTTCAGAGTGTGGTTGGCTCTGCAGCAGTGGAGATGCGGCTGTTGGGTCAGGACAGAGACTCTTTGTTGGTGGACCTGAGGAAAGCTCCCATGGACCAGTCCAGCGATGTGCCCATCTCTGTCAGAGAATACCTTGTTTTCATTGAAGTGGCCAG GTTTTATTCTCCAGTGACGTTGGGCAGGAGGCCCCTGCTGTACTATCCTCCTAACTATCCCAAGATCAACACAGAGCTCAACGCTGTGGTGTCCCACATCAACAACCCTGCTGACTTCCACATCCAGCTG GTTGATAACATGGAGTCCTTGTTGCTCTCAGCCAAGCTTCAGGATTGTTACAATGCGACAACAGTGGCAGGAGACGATGACCTCAGTGTTTACTGCCCTGTCATAGGACAGGCCTGTGTTGCCCGCTTTGAAGACAAGTTGTGGTACAGAGCTCAGGTCATAG gtcaTCCAGGGGGCAGGAAAGTGGAGGTGCGATATGTAGACTTTGGAAATAAGAAAATCCTCTCAGTCAGTGACCTGAGGAAGATAAAGGATGAGTTCTTTGCCCTCCCTTCCATG GCAATCCACTGCTGCCTGTCAGATGTGTTTCCTCTGGACGGAGAGACCTGGGGTGATGCCTGCACCAAGAGATTCATCAGCTTGGCTCACCAGAAACTGGTCACTATTGTGGCTACAG GAAGAGTCCCCAAGACTGAGCCTCTGCCAGTCAGACTGTTTGATGGCGGCCTGAATGGGCCAGTAGCCAATATAGCTGAGCTGCTGGTCACAGAGGGGCTGGCTTGCTTCAAAGAGAG ACTTAAATCCAAGGATCCCAGGCCCCCTGGCGATGACCGTGCCGTATGGGATCCACCACTTGAGCTTGGTTCGGCCGCGGAGGGTCTTGATGCCCCTGACCAAAACATCACTGGAGAACAGGATGAGGAACTGCTTGAGTTTATGCCTCATCTGAAGATATCTGCCAAGCTCAAAGACCTGAAGGTCAGAGTCAGCCACGTCAACTCACCCAGCAGCTTCTACGTCCAGTTCACCCAGTACGACACTCAGCTGAAAAG CATGTGTGAGCTCGTGAAGAAGGAGTGTGAGCCTATGGAGCCCCAAGATATGGTGTGGAAGGCAGACATGTACTGTGCTGCTCACATTAATGGAGTTTGGGAGAGAGGACAGATCTGCTGTGACGTCACGTCCAGTAACATTGCTGAG GTGATTCGCTGTGACCATGGGAACAAGGTGAAGCTGCACATCAGCAACCTGCGGCCACTGCCGTCCTCCTTGATAGGTTCACTGGCACTGGAGTGCACTCTCACTGACAtcag GCCAGCGGGAGGCCGATCCACCTGGACAGCCACAGCATGCGACTTCATCTCCTACTACTTAACTGGAGCCTCAGCTGTTATGACTATCAAG GAGTTGAAAGATGAGCGTCCAGTGCCCGTCACTCTGTTTTGCTCCAACAGGATGGGACAGTTTGTCAGCATTGCAGACTTTCTGGCTAGCGAGGGCCTCGCGCTCAAGGAGAGGAAGCCAGCGTCGGT GGAGACTGTCGttcaaaaatccaaagaaaCTGATGCAAAGTCTCCAGTAGGCGAGACACAAGCAGATGGCTCTGATGGcgagaaaaaaaatcctcctactCCTCCAGCTCCTGCTATCATTCCTGTCCCCTCCCCATCCTCACTCGTCTCCACTCCCACCCCTCCAAAACCAGCTCCCCGCACCATTATGTCTGCTGAAAAG gtgaaGACTCAGTTGTACCTTCCCCCAGAGCTGCCGTGTCTCGGTCACATCCAGATGACCATTTCTGCCATCGGAGAGGACGGCCTCATTTATGCCAGAGGACAGAATGCAG agtgtcagttggagcagctgaGGGAGAGGATTCAGCAGAGCATGAAGACACTTCCCAGACAGAAGCCATACACCTGGAAGTTCGTCCAGGGCTGTGCCGTCATCGGACCTGATATGTTGTGGTACAGAGGGCAGCTGCTGGAGTTGCTGGGAGGACACGTCAAG gTACAATATGTAGACTACGGTCTGGTGGAGAATATCCCAGTGGTCCATGTTTACCCCATGCTGCTGTGTGACGATGTTCCTCAGCTCTGTATGCCCTGCCAGCTGCACCGCATCAACCCG GTTGGTGGTAGGTGGCAGCAGGATGCAGTAGCGCTGCTAAGGGAGATGTTGTTGAGCCGCTGTGTGGACATGCAAGTCGTG gaGCTGCCGACTGACCCGAGGGGACCGCTCACTGTTGAGATCTTTCTGGACGGGCTGAGCCTCAGCAGGATCCTGTGTCAGCACGAACACGCCTCCATGGACCGGACTGCCATAGCacagaag CAGGGACACTCGGTGCTGCCTGTTGCCCCCTTCCTGGATGACTGGGACATTGACACTGAG GGTCTGAGGGACCCAGAGGAGCCAATGCTGGGGCCCTTTATCTACCCAAACCTGCCTCAGGAGGGAGAGCAGTTCCAGGTCAGGGTCAAGCACCTGTGGACACCAAACGAG TTGTTCCTGTGGCCTTTGGAGGGGACAGCTGATGTGGAGGTGGATGGAGAGACTCTGGATGAGGCTTTGGCCAGAATTAATGCAAACATTGACAGTCTGTCACGACTCACCAACTTCCCACAGG GTGGTCCATGTCTGGCAGAGTACAGTGATGGGAAGTACTACCGGGCCAAGCTGATGAAATTCACCAGTGTGGAGCCCATCATGATCCTGGTCCAACATGTAGACTTTGGCTCCGATGACACTCTTCCCACTAGCAA gCTGCGTCAGATGCCTGCCGAGCTGCTGCGGTTTCCGTCACGGGCGCTCAAGGTCCGTGTTGCAGGCTTTAAGGCTCCCAGCGTCAACAGGCAGGAAGACGTGCTGCCCTACAGCCCCAGCTGGAGCGTGAAGGCTGCCATGGACATGATCGACTTGTTACACAGCAACATCACAGCCTCTGTTGTG GCCCAGAAACCAGAGCTCACAGTGCTGCTGTACAACGAGGATGGAAAGTTGGTCCATCTGCCTCTGGTGAGAAGCGGCCTGGCAGAGCTGGAGTAA